A window of Castanea sativa cultivar Marrone di Chiusa Pesio chromosome 8, ASM4071231v1 genomic DNA:
TGGGCCGGAGGTGTGGGTCGGAGGTTGTGGGTCGGAGGCTGGGTGGATCGGGATGTCTCGAGTGCGTCGGCGGTGTGGGGCTGTGGGTTTGTCCGGTGGGCGGGCTGTGTGGGGATCGGAGGTGTGTGGGTGGGGTTGTGTGGGTGTGGGCCGGAGGTGTGGGTCGGAGGTTGTGGGTCGGAGGGCGGGTGGATCGGGATGTCTCGAAGTGCGTCGGCGGTGTGGGGCTGTGGGTTTGTCCGGTGGGCGGAGCTTGTGGGGATCGGAGGAGTGTGGGTGAGGTTGTGTGGGTGTGGGCCGGAGGTGGGGGTCGTTTGGTGTGTGAAGGGGAATTGCGAGAAACGGTGGAGAAAACTCACCGTGGGAGTGGCGGTGCTCGCTCGTCGGACGGGGTGAAGATCGGACCGGCTTGAGGCTGCGTTTGTTGCTTGGCTGGAGCTGTGTTTACGGAGCTTGACTTGGCGGCGAAGAACGCGAGGGGAAAATGAGGGCTGAATtcaattgaaggtaaaataagagTGGAAAAGGATTTCCGGGTCAGGCCTTAATATTTTACGGTCAACTGATTGTTATTTTccatttgaccaaattttcagcCCTGCCAAACATCCGAAAACGCGTAAAATCATTTCCTGAAACTGTTtaccgtcgaaacaaacgcaccctttatcttctttttttttttttttttttctttttttgtctttcacaGGTCTGAGACACACTTTCTCTtttctcctcatcttcttcttctttcttcttttctttcctgaCCACGTTGGTTTCTGGgtttgattcatttttttttttttttttttttttttcactgggtttctattccttttttttttcttctcgaGTTCGTTGAGGTTGTCGCCGTTGTTGACGTTGATGTTGCTGTTGTGGCTGTGGTGGGTTGTAGTGGCGGCTGCAGCGGTGGTTGTTGTGACGGCTTGTCACTGTGTTAACATGGATGAAGAGAAAAGCAGAAGAAAAACAGGagaaatttttatggaaaaaaccCACCCCATCGCGCCGCTGTACACGTCAGAGAGATGGGTGTTGTTCATCGGTAACGGTCCTGACGAGGCGAGGGagcttttgaaatttttgtgggTTCAGGTTTGTGTTTTGGGAGAGATGGGTGTCGGTGCTCTAAtagtgtttgattttttttttcttttctatgggtttggtggctgtggtggtggtggtggtgatggtggatgtggttgtggttgtggtcgccgtgattttggtggttggggCTATGTTGCCACCTTCACCGTTGCCATTGCTGCCGAGAGATGGAAGAGAGGAGAGCACTGAGAGATGAAAGAAACATTGAGCAAGAGgtagagagaagagagatgagaggcagagaaagATGAgagtaaggggaaaaaaaaggagagagaaggaAATGAAATTAGGTCAGGTATGGGACCCACAAAAAAGGTGAAAATATTTGAGTAATGTgaagtgaaaacaaaaaacaaatgagtagtataagaaaatagattttgttaatatatgttttaagggcacataataattttcatttttggaaaaaattttctcgaaaattgaaaaagttgtcaatactttttcaattttcgagaaaatactttaaaattggaaatattttaagtgatgagtgaggAGCGACGAAAATTGACTAaggagtgatgagtgataaaaaaaaaaaaaaaaaaaatccaaacagcccctaagtcattactcattacgtTGAGACTTCAGATATTCATTGATAAAACGATCTTTCTTCAGAATCtgaaaagacaaaacaaaaatttgttaCCCCTTCAACTTCCTCTCTCTTTACATATGAAACGACCAAGAGCCAAATCTAGTTCGTCTACATAAATCCTGTTCAGGTCTGCGATTGCTTTACTTGAGGAAGCAGCTGCTCATCATAGACTGCCTTTTTAAGGTAAGACTTgccatttctctttcttttctttttttcacgtTTTCATTATGCTTGGTTGTGCTCGTTTCATGATAACTTACAATAACAGAGAATGTTCAAAAGGATACAATTGTTGTCTCAttagtttttccttttgtattttGGCTGTACAACGAGAAACTTAACTAAGCTATATGGTTGCATTAAGATTAGTAAAAAACAATTGATGCTTCACATCATAAAGTTGTAttatagaataataataaaaaacattttgttttacttatatttttgacatttcatcATTTGAAAAACGTTGTCaagctaaaatttttgaaatgttgattcaaattctaatttattatttcctactgagtttttttttttttttttgagaaatcgGAATGATCCCTTTATCTAAGAACCTTctgttttacttatttttttggtttttcataattcGAAAAAAAGTTCTGCAATTCATTGACCTTGAGATTTCTTTTAACTGCAGCGACATTTATGGAGAAGTCTGTCAGTGCATTGTTAGAGGATCAAGTGGTGTTGTATTCATTCTTTTGATATTTTCTCTCGGACTTcacttaattattaaaattatgattGCATATAATATGTATATCCATTCCATAAATCTCATACAAGAAACTTTGATTGGCTATTCATGGCAGAGGGAAGAGACGAATCTCCATGCTAGGATTATAGAGCTAGAAAAGAACCTCGACAATGCCAAACAAAGGTTGGGCATGGGAGAGGATCAAATGGAGAGGTTTTTAAAATCTACATTGAGGTTTGCAGAGGATAAAGGGGTGTGTTATGTATTCTTTTTCATGAAATTTCTTCGGTTACTATTTGTATGTATAAGTTATTAAATTtcttatgatttttatttgaaatgatTTATCAATGGcagaaagaaaaagggaaatttCAATCAAGAGTTTCTAAGCTAAAAAAGAAACTTGAAGCTTTCAGGCAAGTATCTGGCAGTGCAGAGGAGGTTGATATGGAGATCAAGGAAAAGATGCAAGCAACTGAACTAGCTATGGCTGAAATGGAATCTCTTAATCAAAATCTTATTGCCAAGGAGCGTAAAAGTAATGATGAATTGCAGGAGGTTTGTAAGAAATTGATGGATGTAAGTATTGCTAAAATGTTATatgcttttttgtttgtttttgactAAATATATGCCTCAACCTGTAAATCATCCGAGTTTATGCATTTATGTATTCCTGGACGAATGGCTGATGCAATGGTCTTTAAAACAGAAAGAAGAAGACTTGGAGCAGATGGAAGCAACAATCCAAAGTCTTATTGTTAAGGAGCGAGCTAGTAATGATGAACTACAAGGGGTTCGAGAGGAGTTGATCAATGTAAGTATATCTTTGTGCGTAAACTACATTTATTGTTCTGGTGGATATTTTTGGGATCTGATACAACATTTAACAGAACCTGCTCATTGAAGAAGTAAATTTTGAAGACTTAAGCTCCTATGACAATGTATAGTAGTTGTTAATTACCAGTTTAATGGCTTTTGAAGTTGATTATTGAAGACTCGTGCTAATTGACAAGCTAAATAATGTATCATTTGATCATCTCAATCATGTGTTAAGTTCAGATTTCAGGGTTTAGTTTTCTTTGCCAAAGGCATTTAAAGTGATTTTGTATTGTTGATCATAATATAAGATGGGGTTGGGGGAAGAAAGATAAGAAAGATGGTGCACTTGTGGATGCTGAACAGAAATGGATGGACATTGAgatatttttaaatgttgtttTAATGTTATTATTGGGGAAATGCCATTTCAATATGGCCTATAACGTTGAATTTACTTGGTTTGCAGGGTTTGGAAAAATTTGGAAGTTCTGATTTTATTGGAATCAAGAGAATGGGAGATCTTGAACTTAAACCATTCTACAGAGCAGTCAAGAGAAAATATTGTGACCCGGAAGCAGGAGAGAAAGCTGCAGAGTTGTGCT
This region includes:
- the LOC142606105 gene encoding factor of DNA methylation 3-like, producing the protein MIYQWQKEKGKFQSRVSKLKKKLEAFRQVSGSAEEVDMEIKEKMQATELAMAEMESLNQNLIAKERKSNDELQEVCKKLMDKEEDLEQMEATIQSLIVKERASNDELQGVREELINGLEKFGSSDFIGIKRMGDLELKPFYRAVKRKYCDPEAGEKAAELCSIWEDYLRDSSWHPFKIVMGKEGNYVNIIKEDDEKLKGLKDEYGDELYEAVTTALTEKNEYNPSGGYVISELWNYEEGRKASLKEVVSYILKRWESPNKRGTRRMLEYFNHGNGVLGEAMVDSLLESQESCNCNKGAA